The Alnus glutinosa chromosome 1, dhAlnGlut1.1, whole genome shotgun sequence region TAGTTTCATTTACGTCATGAGTAGCTAAATCcgttcttagggttttgatgaATTTCTTATTAAAGACCATGGCTTGATCTTGTTGTTCATGGGATTTTGTAAGTAAGTGTATTGATTGTATAGCCTTGAGGTTTGCAAAACTTTTGTAAAATGTTCTTCAAGTTATAGTTATTCATGAAAAGAAGCCCTTCTTGTCTATAAGAGTTCTTTGATTCTTGAATAAAGTCAACGTTTCTGATTTATGTGATTGAGGGAATGATGGCTATGCAATAATACTTTTGGACATGAGTTAAGTATGCTTATTAGAGTCATTTTATAGGGCATGCCAGGGTCATTGATCGTTTCACAAATAGATGTTAGGTGAGCGGTTGGTGCGTAAAATGCCTTGTCATTATTTCCTAACTAAAGTGTTACTCGTCttgtgtatgcttattgggAGGTTCTATAGGGCATGCTAGGAAACACATATCACTCTACACCTTCTTAGTTTAAAATGCTTTTTCATTGGAGCGTAAATTTACGTGGTAGGTGATTTGTGTGATACTAAGATGCTTTATTACAATTCCCTAACTAAAGTGTTTTTATGTCGAGGTCGTCATATGGTTGacacccattacgcgctcatattatGCTTATTAAGAGAATCCGTTTGAGGCACTAATCATTCCATTGGTATGTGGTTTCCATtactttgtttattttattttcaaaactattttttttttcaagttaagTTGGATAACGCCTTAAGTATTCTATTATGCAAAACATATACAATCCTTgtggttcgacaccctcactaTAGTGCaaagattcgtactattgcgagtaattataaattttaaaatccacgtgtGTTCGAATTAATTTTCAAACGTACCAGTGTGCAATAGACAACACTAATTCAGAGAGATTTGGATTAATCCAACTCAAAATGAATTGATTAGTCTTGATCCAGACAAAGTATGTCGGTTTTGAAAGAATCTTGCCTTCAGCATCGGTCAAGAATTCTGGGGGGCATGGGTTAGAACTGTCCACAATACCTATAAGatcatgttttcaaaattgaaacTAGTTGAGAGTTCCATAGAAGATAGTGGTGTCAGTCAGCTTGATGAGCTGAGTAGGAGTTGGAAGTGCGGAAGCATTAAAAACAGTAGAAGGAGAGGCCATTGGATATGAAAAACAAAGGGGTTAGCCTAGATATGCTCTGATACGATGAAAGACTTTAGAGGGAATATGTTTGATTAACTTAATCAGAACCCAAGTGTTGatgttgtatatatagagatgtTACAAGAGTTCATGTTGAACTATGATGCTGTAAGTTTAAAAGTAAAAACCACTTAACAGAATTACACACGAGGATAACTAAGCTTCTATCCTTTCTCTAATATTGAATTCAAATGAGTTCCATGATCTGAGGAAACTATCTTTTCTAGTATGCTGTTGATGATCGTGTCTTGTGGTATGTTGTTGGAGATGATAAGTTGTTTGTCATGCAGAGTCATACATGATGAAAGAGTTGCATGTGAAGATGGAGTCTTTAATGTCTGCTGATGATGTGGAGTTACTGGTTGGTGAAGTGGAGCTGCTAGTTGGAGGAGGTTCACTAACAattttcatgtaattttttaatttttattctaaaaaatataGTTCTTATAAAAGAATcttttaaaattgagaaatgatccatgcactcatttctcacaacaaccccacaacaagctgacgtgactggtaatattttattattttttttgttttccttttgtaaaaaaataataaaatattaccagccacgtcagcttgttgtgaggctattatgagaaatgagtgtatgaatcatttcttattaaaattttcactaaCTCTCTTACCAAAATGAGTGttattatttcatttcataTGTTTAACATTTGAACTGCCTTTCATCGaattattaaaatcaattttaattcaaattctaaaCAATAATACGAGGAATATTGAGGGGCAAAACAGTACTTTTATCAAATAAGAACTAAATCCCATCTGCCTCAGACCAAAGGCACggagaagagagggagagagatgggCATATCAGGCTCAAAGCGAGTGAGGAACTCGCTCTCCAGCTCACCCGAGTTCGACTCAGCGTGCGACTCAGCCTACTCGCACTGTCTCTCCTTGACGCAGCACGCATTCGCAGGCGTCTTCCCCTACCAACTCGCCGCCGCCTCCGACCACCTCCACCGCACGCTCTCCACCATCCGCCCCCACCCTCTCGTCCTCAAGTGGCTCCCCTCTCCCCCCACCGGGGCCCAGGTCGACTCGGCCTTCCGGGCCGTCACTCACCGCCGGCCCACCAGAGACGACCCCTCTGTTATTGGGCCGGCCCAGTTCAGGGAGTGGGCCGTCGAGCTGTTCTCGCACGCCGTTGTGTTCAACGCTAGCAAAGCCGTTCTGTGCCGTGTCCCGATCGGAATCGCTGGGATCGCTGGAATCGGAGCCGTGACTCGGTCCGGAAAGAACCTGGTTGGGACCGCGATTGGGGTTTACGCGCTTGGCGTCGCCACTTCTGTTTATCTTAGTTTGTCAGgctagatttttttcttttctttttttgggagTTTCATGTTTGTACATTGTTTGACACGTGGCTTGATGCTTTGATCTTAAGCTATCTTCAAGAACATGACAATTATTGATCGTCCGCTACAAAATTGCTTAATTCCGTCGACTATACAATGTTAATATAAATAACTACGTTAGATTATCCCGACATGGAAAAAAATATGGACTTTATGATATAGGCAGATATTTTcaaacaatgattttttttttttggtaagaaatTCTGTTTTTATCGATCCTGGTATATAATTCGTACTTTTTCGTCAACCATAATAGGAGACCTTTAAGTTCAATCCATGTATCgttactttttctcttttgataaTAGATCTTATGTTTAACCCATAAAAAAGTATTTGAGAAAACGTTAGCTCGATTAGGgtagtgccttttttttttttagaaaatgtgtTATGCGTAACATAAATGTTAAAggagttttaattattttgcgAATGTTTTGTGTTTAAAGCTGTCTCTTAAAgtttttactatttatttttgttaaaaagtaaGATAAAAAAGCAATATCAAACGAGCCTTATAAAATTTAACTTAAGTTGATTTGTCCAACCTAATTGAGAGCCTGtataaaattgtataaaattgcattagaaagcttaaaaaatattttagtacTGAAAAGTTGGTCTATTTGGTAAGAAAGTTCAAAAGtatttatttgacttttttactttaaaagcttaaaaatgaattattttctaaaaagttttgtttttaactttaaaagctttatttttcaatgcaaTCCTACACATATTCTGACTCAAATTAGTCATCAAACCATATCAACGGTTTGCTTTGTTTTGCGAAACCCCCCTTCCCTTGCTCTAAAAAGGTTAACTCCaaaacatttcattttttatatcacatcaataattttttaacaacttttttcattttttatatctaatcaattacttttttaacaacctttttcacttctcctaacaaaaaaaaaaaaaaaaaaaatcaaaatttatttggagtttatctcacattaatcactttttatttctactaaaaaaaaaaaaccaatcaaaaggtttaccaaacacacccagaTGATTTTCAGTTATCTTTCTTTGGTTTGTActtcaaggaaaaaaagaaaaaaaaagaatatccatcttttcttttgttgcaaCATGCCAGATTTTACCTCATGTTTTGTCTTCTTAGCAAGCAATGgaaccaaagtggttgtgttgGATTTGGCTCATGATAAATGAAAAAGGCCAAGCTGTAGTCAAATTTATGAGACTTGGTTTGGTTGCTGCTACAGAAGATATGAGGGTTGGAAATGAAGAAACACTGCTTTTGCAGgctgttttttgaaaaagaaaaagaattaattgAAGTTTACAATTTAAGTACTTAAATCATGGGCATCTTTCCAACATCCTACGTCTACAAAAGGCAAAAAGATCAAGAGAAAGAATGGGGACAGGAATTCTCTTACTCTTCATCCACTTCAAGACCTGGTATGTATTCCAAACTTACATCGAAAATAACTGGACTGCTTGGAGCCACCCTTGGCCTTCCTGGAGCTGAAGTGAGACCTTTTGGGAATGCCAACTAATCAAAGAACAAACAAGCCGATGCAGTTAGAACTTTTCTACCATGAATTTGTTCAGAACAGAAACTTGCAATTGGTTTTCAGGACAtatggaaagaagaagaattttgaATCTACAAGGCTGATCCatgccattaaaaaaaaaaatgcaaagtggATATGAATTTAAACTTCTCTTTATGAGGCTGCACCTTTTATCTAGAATAGGAGCATCAAAAGCACTCAAGGTAAAAGGAAATTATCAGGGTAAAAATAAGTTGGAACACCGAGTATCAAGTGAAAAACATACTGATCCTGGGATGAAAAGTCGACGCTTCCCTCCTATTTTCATGCTCAGGATACCCTCATCAAGTCCCTTGATCACCTGTTCCACCCAGTTAGAATTCAAAGTGAGCATAAACATTCATCTGTCTAAACAGAGTAGGTcttctttctaattttctatAGCAATATTAATAATGCAAGAATGCCATTTAGCAGATACAGGCATGCAGCTGCATCCAGTTTAAAACTCTCCTATTTACCCCGGTTGAGTACCGCATATCACATAATGGAAAATGTGTGGTATCCATAATA contains the following coding sequences:
- the LOC133858809 gene encoding uncharacterized protein LOC133858809; the protein is MGISGSKRVRNSLSSSPEFDSACDSAYSHCLSLTQHAFAGVFPYQLAAASDHLHRTLSTIRPHPLVLKWLPSPPTGAQVDSAFRAVTHRRPTRDDPSVIGPAQFREWAVELFSHAVVFNASKAVLCRVPIGIAGIAGIGAVTRSGKNLVGTAIGVYALGVATSVYLSLSG